The sequence below is a genomic window from Flavobacterium lipolyticum.
ATGTTTGCAATATTGGCCAGACTGCCCTTTTGCTGTTCTTTTACAATAACATTGTTTAAATTTTGAAGCTGCTGTAAAAGTGATTTCTCCTCTGTTGTTGCCTTTTTGATATTCGATTGATAACTTTTTAAAACCCCGGATTTTGTTTTTTCGGCCAATTGAAAAGCCTTTTCCAGATATTCCGTTTTGTTTTCTTTTTGAAACAAACGATCATAAATCAAAAGGCATTTTTCGGTACGATTTCGGGAACGAGTCTGGTTGATTATCCTGGAGTTTTCGTAAAGAGTAGTGTTCATCAATACTTCTTCGATATGAAGCGAAAGTTCGTAAGATTCCAATGCTTTTTTAAGCTGATTTTGACTCAGGAAAAGCTGAGCCTGTAAATCGAGTGCATCGATTAAAACCGTTTCGGCATACAATTGATTTTGATTTGGAAGAACATTCTGTGGCGTATAATTTGCGATTAAAAGTTTAAAAACGGCTTTAAGCTGTTTCGTGCTTTCAGCATATTTTCCTTCATCAAAAAGCAATAAGGCTTTTTCATAGTACAGCTTTGCTATTTTTCGGGTTTGTACATGAGGTGTTTGCAGTAGAAGCTTTTCTGCTTTCGCTAAATAAGAATTGGAAGCTTCAAATTGATGTCTTTGCCGATTTAGCATCGCCAGATTCCGGTAAGAATTAGACAAAGTCTCAGATTGATTTTTCTCGCTTTTCAAATAATTTACAGACGACTCAAAAGTGTTTTCAATTTTCTGATACAGTTCAGGACGCATTAAATCTCCAGTGGAACTTAGCAAGTAATTATTACCCAGATTATTTAGTGCGATTCCTTTCTGAGCATTAGACAGTTTCTCTGTTTTTAGGATTTGTTCCAATAAATCAATGGCCGGATTGAATTTGCCCGAGCTCTGATATACATTGGATAAATTTAGAATTGCAGCAAATTTTTGCTTTTGGGCATCCGGATAATTAGGAGTAGTGTTGACAATAAAGAAATACTGTTTTATGGTGTTTTCTGCGCTGTCGTAATCGCCCAAAACGGTATATAAATTGCCTAAGGGTTTCAGGCAGTATTCGATAATATCGTAATCTGAAAGTTTGTTTTTCTGATAAATCTGCCAGGCTTTTTCATAACTCGCAACGGCCTTTTCAGCTTTCCCAAATTGATTTTCATAATACGCTTTATTGCAGTTTAAAACCACAATCGCCAGTAATTCGTCTTTGGTTTTGGACTTCGGATTTTTCCAGAACACAGATTCTGTATTAGTGAGATCTTGTAGCGCTTTGGGGGAAGGATTGGCAATAAAAGAGTCAATTGCGGTATATATTTGATCTTCCTGATTCTGTCCAAACAGAAAAAGAGTTGAGAAGAAAAATATGTAGCAGTATCGTTTTATCATTGTTTAAAATTTTCGCCACGAATTCACGAATTCTGGTCTTTTCTCAGAAATTCACAAAGAAGGTTTGCCACGAATTCACAAATTCTCAAGATTTTTTATTTGTTACTTTCTTTGATGCTTTATGTGTTTGTAAAAATTCGTGAATTCGTGGCAAAAAAAACTTAGTGTGTCTCCGTGAAAATTCTCTGTGCATCTCCGTGGCATAACTCCTAAAATTTCCAGATTCCATAAAACTGAAAATAGTTGAAATTCTGCTCAAAATTAATCACATAACGTGCCCCAAAACTCGGTCCGATTCTGGCAAATCCGGCTGTTAAATCGAATAGAACCCCCGTTTTAAAATTCCCAAAACCGTTCTTTATCGAATTAGATTCTGATCGGGTACTGATTAGAAACTGATCATTTCCACCTTCAAAGTTTTCCACTTTTTTTGTTTGATTCTGTTCTGATGAAACATCAAAATTGGCCTGGATTCCAGCTCCCACTCCGATATAATTGTTAAGGTTATACCGAATCAAAACCGGGATTTCCCAGTTTACATTTTTGTTTTCGGTTGTCGTGGTGGTACGTTGCAATTGCTTCACGCCATTGGCACCAG
It includes:
- a CDS encoding CHAT domain-containing protein → MIKRYCYIFFFSTLFLFGQNQEDQIYTAIDSFIANPSPKALQDLTNTESVFWKNPKSKTKDELLAIVVLNCNKAYYENQFGKAEKAVASYEKAWQIYQKNKLSDYDIIEYCLKPLGNLYTVLGDYDSAENTIKQYFFIVNTTPNYPDAQKQKFAAILNLSNVYQSSGKFNPAIDLLEQILKTEKLSNAQKGIALNNLGNNYLLSSTGDLMRPELYQKIENTFESSVNYLKSEKNQSETLSNSYRNLAMLNRQRHQFEASNSYLAKAEKLLLQTPHVQTRKIAKLYYEKALLLFDEGKYAESTKQLKAVFKLLIANYTPQNVLPNQNQLYAETVLIDALDLQAQLFLSQNQLKKALESYELSLHIEEVLMNTTLYENSRIINQTRSRNRTEKCLLIYDRLFQKENKTEYLEKAFQLAEKTKSGVLKSYQSNIKKATTEEKSLLQQLQNLNNVIVKEQQKGSLANIANINRAIQKQNEVMLSLKQIQSKSPDLLPEISDLKTLFSKLEKDKSVMVYYFMGAENLYYFTLQNNRISLNRLYTAHTAMLNIVKFINYFNTSAAITNDISGYSYYGKKVYDLLQMPRNTIYQNLIIVPDGILNFLPFEALITNDSKTTNFAKMYYLLNDFRITYATSANLYVNPKPVSNSENTIFGVFPVFENTSFELDYSKKELEAIRSNFKGKYLENSKATFSNFKNDANHYSILHLSTHASSGDIENPASIKFYDQEILYSELYHLNVNPDLVVLSACETGIGKLYKGEGAMSVARGFQFAGAQNLLFSLWKVNDYTTSVFMTDFYENIKKGQSYTEANTNAKRAFLQNKSISNAKKSPYYWSSFVYYGAIQTEKQPTNYIFYIISLLGVIGLFLVFNHNRKWKIFTRFSKKRNTEK